In the genome of Ovis canadensis isolate MfBH-ARS-UI-01 breed Bighorn chromosome 21, ARS-UI_OviCan_v2, whole genome shotgun sequence, the window CTTAGAGGCTGACCGCAGCCTGAGCGAGCACCTGAGATGTAAACTTGGCATTCAGAAGGGCCGGGGGGCGTGCACCTCGAGGCCTGACCTCTGCTCCACGGCCCTGCCTATAGCCGCGCCTCGGCGGCAGGCTGGGTGGGCGCCGGGCTCGCTCTCACCGCACGTGTCTTGTGCTCCTTGCAGGTGTAGAGGCTGCAAGTCGGGGGAGGGGGGCCCGGCTCCGCCAGCCGTCCATCATGGTGGTGGCACACCCCaccgccgccgccaccaccaccgccacgCCCGCCGCCACCGTCACGGCCACCGTCGTGATGACCACGGCCACCATGGACCTgcgggactggcttttcctctgCTACGGGCTCATCGCCTTCCTAACGGAGGCCATCGACAGCACCACGTGCCCCTCCGTGTGCCGCTGCGACAACGGCTTCATCTACTGCAATGACCGGGGGCTCACGTCCATCCCCGCCGACATCCCCGACGACGCCACCACCCTCTACCTGCAGAACAACCAGATCAACAACGCCGGCATCCCCCAGGACCTCAAGACCAAGGTCAACGTGCAGGTCATCTACCTGTACGAGAACGACCTGGACGAGTTCCCCGTCAACCTGCCCCGCTCCCTGCGGGAGCTGCACCTGCAGGACAACAACGTGCGCACCATCGCCCGGGACTCACTGGCCCGCATCCCGCTGCTGGAGAAGCTGCACCTGGATGACAACTCCGTGTCCACCGTCAGCATCGAGGAGGACGCCTTCGCCGACAGCAAGCAGCTCAAGCTGCTCTTCCTGAGCAGGAATCACCTGAGCAGCATTCCCTCGGGGCTGCCCCGCACGCTGGAGGAGCTGCGGCTGGACGACAACCGCATCTCCACCATCCCGCTGCACGCCTTCAAGGGCCTCAGCAGCCTGCGGCGCCTGGTGCTGGATGGCAACCTGCTGGCCAACCAGCGCATCGCTGACGACACCTTCAGCCGTCTGCAGAACCTGACTGAGCTCTCGCTGGTGCGCAACTCGCTGGCCGCCCCGCCCCTCAACCTGCCCAGCGCCCGCCTGCAGAAGCTGTACCTGCAGGACAACGCCATCAGCCACGTGCCCTACAACACACTGGCCAAGATGCGCGAGCTGGAGCGCCTGGACCTGTCCAACAACAACCTGACCACGCTCCCCCGCGGCCTGTTCGACGACCTGGAGAACCTAGCCCAGCTGCTGCTCCGGAACAACCCTTGGTTCTGCGGCTGTAACCTCCTGTGGCTGCGGGACTGGGTGAAGGCGCGGGCGGCCGTGGTCAACGTGCGTGGCCTCATGTGCCAGGGCCCGGAGAAGGTCCGGGGCATGGCCATCAAGGACATCACCAGCGAGATGGACGAGTGCTTCGAGGCGGGGGCGCAGGGCGGCGCAGTCAACGCTGCTGCCAAGACCACGCACACCAGTGACCATGCCTCTGTCACCACGCCCCAGGGCTCTCTCTTCACCCTCAAGGCCAAGAGGCCGGGGCTGCGCCTCCCCGACTCCAGCCTCGACTACCCCATGGCCACGGGCGATAGCGCCAAGACCCTGGCCATCCATGTGAAGCCCCTGACGGCGGACTCCATCCGCATCACGTGGAAGGCCTCGCTGCCCGCCTCCTCCTTCCGGCTCAGCTGGCTGCGCCTGGGCCACAGCCCGGCTGTGGGCTCCATCACAGAGACCCTAGTGCAGGGCGACAAGACAGAGTACCTGCTGACGGCCCTGGAGCCCAAGTCCACCTACATCATCTGCATGGTCACCATGGAGACGGGCAACGCCTACGTGGCCGACGAGACGCCCGTGTGCGCCAAGGCGGAGACGGCCGACAGCTCCGGCCCTGCCACCACCCTCAACCAGGAGCAGAACGCCGACCCCATGGCAGGCCTGCCCCTGGCGGGCATCATCGGTGGCGCCGTGGCCCTCGTCTTCCTCTTCCTGGTCCTCGGGGCCATCTGCTGGTACGTGCACCGGGCCAGCGAGCTGCTGACCCGGGAGCGGGCCTACAACCGGGGCAGCCGGAAAAAGGATGACTATCTGGAGTCGGGGACCAAGAAGGATAACTCCATCTTGGAGATCCGCGGCCCCGGGTTGCAGATGCTGCCCATCAACCCTTACCGGGCCAAAGAGGAGTATGTGGTCCACACCATCTTCCCCTCCAACGGCAGCAGCCTCTGCAAGGGCACACATACCATCGGCTATGGCACCACACGGGGCTATCGCGACGGGGGCATCCCTGACATAGACTACTCCTACACCTGAGGCAgcgcccctcccctgcctcccggCGTGGCTGCCGCGGCGGCGCTATAACCAGCTGGCTGCCATCCGACGGGAACCAGGCAAAGAAACTCCACGCTGACTTTCCCGGTGGAAAGCAGAGTTTGGGGAGGGTTGACAGTTTTGTAGGACAcaacagtgggaaaaaaatttttttttttttaaagaatagaaggcaggagggaggttTGACGTTGCTGAAGACATAATTTATACCAAATTATGCCAGGTGGGGAGGGAAAGACTGAAAATAATGTGGCAGGAAGGGTTGGGTcggggctttttttttcccccctgagctgggaagagacTACTTGTGCGTCTCACGCTCCGCGCACAGCCGTCACAGAGGAGCCGTTTCAGAAGCCGCTGGCACGAAGCCCTTCACCCAGCCCTCGCGGCTGGCTGCTCACTGGAGAGATGACATGATGGAAGGTTTTCAGGCTTCTCACaaaggagaggggaagaaaaggatCTTTTGCTATGGAGATATTGTCCTGAAATCTCTTCCCTGGTTCTTTCCATGCCTTCTCCCCTTACAGATTGGCAGAAAAGAGCGTGTCTTTCATGGCACTCTTTGAACAACGGTGTAGTAGATTAAAAAGCAAGCTTCCTTTTTCCTATACTGGAGCCCTCCTCAATTCCATGCAGCATAGGAATCACGGGAGCCCCATGGAGGCTGTGGCTTTCCCAGCCACCTGGGGGTGCGTCTCTCGACCCGTCTATGTTGATGGGATGTTTCTGTATACAGATGGGTAGATACAGCCACGTATACAGTCCTTACCGTCCTGCTTGGGTCAGTTCGTACAATGTCCTGAGACAATAGAGTCGTGAAGATGTTGCTTTCTCCTAACACCACTGAGTACGTGGACTGTGCTGAggatgggaggggggtgggggacagtgCCGTTCCTAAAGGCGGAGGCATGTCTGTCCTGGCCGGGTGGCTGGGGAGACCCTGGGCGAGCGGTGTTTCAGCTCAGTCCTATCTCAGGGTGGCCGGGGCTGGGCCGAGCTCCTTTCTGACGTCAGGAAGAGCTTTTTTGGGCCGCCCGCGTCCTCATCTCTCTCCCTGCGCCACAAACGCAGGCATATCAAGAGCTACTTTGTGTGCAATGTGCTTCCTCCAAGACAGGTAATTGgtgcagggattttttttttttccccaatatcaGCTGATTAGACCTAATGGTTTCCATGGCTGCTCAAACAAAGCCCAGAAAAAGACATGTCAATTCTCAGAAAAGCCCTAGGAGACAGCAGCCGAGCCCCAACCCCCCTTCCAAGAATATAGAACACACTCAGCCGTGCCCACCCCGGGGGTCTCcgctctggagaaggaaggccAGATCTCTCTAAAAATGCCAGCCTCCAAAAGGATACTGACCGGAGCCCTCAGAagagttgagattttttttttttccctccctctggaATCAATGCTGCCATCATTCATCAGCTGACAGCGCTGTTTGGCGAGCCATGAGATTAAAACGATGATGAACTAATGACAGCGAATCtgggaagaagagaggagaggggcCTGGGGTTCTGATGTCCACGGCGTTCCAGCACTCGGGGAGCTGGGGGGTCACTGTTTGTCAAGGTGCCAGCTGTCCTGCACCCAGGAAGGGCGATATCAAAAGGAGAGGCGCTGGCCTGAGGGCAGAGAGGATGAGAAGGGGTCCAGCCTCTGGCCGTGGCGTTTTCAAAAGACCTCGACTGCTCTGACAAAAGCcaaaggcaggaagaggaagacaaacaGGAGTCACCGGGCTGCGAGGACAGGCCCGGGGCCCAGCTGCTCGCTCAACATGAAAGGAGGCCGCTGGCCCTTCAGCGAAGAGGCCGGGGTTGAAAGGAACGGACCCGACGGCCGCGTGAGTGAGGTGGACGAGAGGCGCAGCGCTCATCGCCGGGCGGGGAGGATGGTCTCACCGAGCGGGGATCCTCGACCCCCAGCTCGAGGGAGAGGCCGAGGGTCACCAACACATTTCATTCTAGATTcgagcttttttccttttcccacctGAAGCGTTTTCTTCTACAATGAAGTCAGGAGAGAAAGGCTTCCGAGCGTCAGTCTCATATCTGGGTGAAGGTcgccctccctctccttcccccgccccAGACACAGGccccttccctgtggctcagggaggggcagggggccccCGAAGCAGtgtccaggaggagaaggggcactGGCCAGGGGTCAGAAGTTCAAGGTCTCTGCTGTTCCCTGAATGCGGTCTTCTCCCTAAGGGCACCACTCCAGTCTCTGGCCAATGTGCCAGCCCAGCCTCCCCGCTGCCAAACCCCCATCCCAGCCACCAACATGCTGGGTCCCCTGCTCTCCCTCCACATATGTCCTCCTTTCCCAGAGCCAACTGAGAGGTCAGATCATCCCCTTAGAGGCTGAGTGGGAAGGCATTTGGGGAACCGCAGGAGATCCTACATAGCGAGGCTACGGGAGTACTGGCAGCTCTGAGAGCCTGCCTGTGCCAGCAGCGCCCTCCAAGCCAGGCCCGGGAGATGACCACCCTCCTCCTCGTGCAAAGCAGGCCCAggtcccccgcccccgccccagcctgAGGACATATCAGtctcctcctcccagctcctgcaCTCAGGGGCATGGGCCCACCTCACCCCGAGGGGAAGCCAGGTTCTTGCTGAAGGCATCCTCCTGCCGGTTTAAAAGTGCTGGAGGCAGTGGAGACTCAGCCCAGCCAGGCCCCACAGGCCACCTCTCATCTTTTCTCAGCATCTCAGCACCTCTCCAGAACCCCTTCTGAGAACAAGCCTCCAAATGTCAGCTGTCTCCCGGCACCCCCAGGCCAGGGACAGGGCCCTGAAGCCGGGTCCACTCTGAAGCCCCATCCCCTCCTGGTCCAGGTTCCCCCTGGCCAGCCAGGTAACTTAACAAGAAAAGGTGTGCCAGGGCGCCCAGCCTCCCCCAGCTCCGAGAAGCACGTGAGGACACAGGGCCTGGGCCACCACTTCTGTCTAGAATCTCCCTCTTGTGGGCGGCCCACCTGACCTTTGCAGCCTCTTAACTAGCCAGAACAAACCTCTGTGGCCTCAGCCCTGATGAGTGTATCTCGTGGTATTTAAGGCAggtttcaagtttaaaaaaaaaaaaaaaaagcccgtGACACTTCTTTGGTTAAGTGGTTTACCCTTCGTGGTAATTAGGTGTAGTGATTGGAATCTCTTTTCTATTACATGgcaattttcctttaaatttcccctaaaaaaaaggaaagagagaaggcgaGGAAAGCAGGCAGCGGGGCCAGGCGAGTCATTTGCATTTTGCGAATGAGGCCTCTTGTAAGCTCAGCTCAGGCGTGGGGCCCAACGTATGGAATGCTTAAGAGATTACTAAGAATAAAATCTATTAATTAGTCATACTCAATTCCGCAGACATGATGTGCACCAGAAgctccttttcttccctcttcctgtgGCCTCCCGAGGAAGCCTCCACCTTCTCTCGGTTGGCTCCTGCGTCCTGGACCGCCCCCCACTAACATGGCAAGCTGCGTGGCCACTCAGGGGGCCTCTGGGCTTGGGGACAGGAGCTGGGGCGCCGGCTCCTTCCCGCTTTGGGTGACACTGGCAGGGGAGGTGACAGAGGCTGGGAAGATGGCACGACTGGGGGGCCCAGGCTTCCGCTCCCTAAGTCCGAAGCCCACGCCTGCCTGTGCCTCCGCCTTCCTTGATGGGCACCAAGCTACCCCCACAGTCCCCTGTGGGTCCCGGGAAGCCCGACTGCCCCAGCAAGCAGCAGAGCACGAAAAGACAGGGAGGTTTCCAGGCGGGGTCAGGGAAAGCCGGCTTTGCGAATCCACagcctctgtttccccttctgtaaaGCAGGGATGGGCTGAGGCCGGGTCTGGCTCCATCCAGAAAAGCTGGGTGCACCACGGGCAGAAAAGAGGCGCccactccccctgccccacccttgTCTGCTGACTCTGGAAGGTTCTAGTTGGCCCACGGCAGGTGATGGAGGCCCAGAGTGCGAGGGCCTGGCCGGGTGAGGGGTCCTGGGGGGCTGAGGGGGCTGACTGGGGCCTCGAGAAGGGAAGGGGCGGCCGGGCAACATGCCGAGACTGCGTCTGAGCCCCCTCCTTCACCCCCTCAGGGCTGCAGAGGGAGCAGAGGACACCGCCACCTGCCTCCAATGGCAGCTCAAGTCCCAAAGCCAAGCCCCTCCAGAAATCTGCTTCCTGCTGAACGTGCCAGGGAGGATGGGGCTTCTGAGCCTCGCGCTTATGAAAAATACAACAAGAAAAATTGGATGCGGCAGACAGGGAGCGACGGAGCTGAGAAGGCAGCCGGGGGAGAGCTGGGGCActtggaggaaggcagggcctCAGGGCGCACAGTGGCTGAAACCCCGAGGGCCAGACTGCGTTCTCAGGGGCTCAGGGTCAGCCGGGTGGCCGTACCGCCCCCCTACACTCAGATCTGTGCAGGCGATGGGAGCGGATGCCTGGCACTGGATCTGCGCCAGGGTGAATGCTAACGAGCCATTCACAGCCCAGCTCAGGCCTTCCAGAATGCAGGCAGAGGAGGCATCTTTTTTCCTAAGGAGGGATAAAAAGGCTCAAAAATGCAAATCATTACCATTTACAACCAAGCAAGTCTGCTAAATTGATTAGGAAAGATTAAACTCCTTGGAGGTGAAGGGAAAGGGGGATTTTTTGCATTTTATGAACCTGCTCCCAGTGGTCGTAGGCAGAGTGCAGGTTGGCTGGGCCTGGCTCGCGGGGAGCCGAGGATCTCTGAAGGCTGGCCCCACGCCTGCTCCAGCACTCGGGATACGCTGAGGTGGACAGAGCCTGGAGGGGAAAGCAGGTTTGCTTCCATCAAGTGCCGTGGGATGGGGGGCTCTCCTGGCCCCCAGCAAAGACTCTATTCGCCCCTACCACCCTCTAGATCCCATCTGCCTTCAGGGTGAAAAGCTAGGGGACCTTTGTGAGCAGGACTGTAAAGCCATGAGCCTTTCTGCTTCCTTTCTGTTCCAGGGCAGGTCTGTCTCTGATCCCTTCCCTGCAGCCACTGAAGGGGAAGTGGGGCCAACTGTAGAGAGAGAACTGAAGGTCAGGGAAGAGAGAGCTGGCCCAGCAGAGAGAGGCAGTGAGCGCCCTGTCACTGGGAGCATTCAAGCACTTGATGGGGACGTGGCAGGTACTTTCCTGCCTATACCAGCACCTGGTTCTTGGACGAGAAAATCTCGGCTCTTACTCTTACTTTACCATCCCTGAGGACCGTCTAAGAAAGATATCAGGAGATTGCTCAAAATGACACGTGTCCCCTGAAAATCGCAGGTCAGGGCCATCCCACAGCCAGGCCACCTAGCCATGGCAGAGGGCTGCTTAGACACCAGAcagcctgcagaatccccatccTCAGTGTCTAAGAGACACCCAGAGAGGAAGTCTAGACACGTGCCGTCCTGTCTCGGAGTCGGGAGCCCAGAGGGTGGCCTGCCACCTGGGCTGGCTCTCCTGGAGCATCTAGGGGGCTGCCTCCTGGGCACTGAAGCTCCCATCCCACTGGCTGCTCCCCCAGCAACATGCTCGAGGCTGCCGGCTCAGTGCCTCCGTCCCAGCCAGGTTGACGGCTGCCTGGGGCGCTTTTCACTCTCCGTTTTTAAGCATTTACCATTTCTTTTGAAATGTTCTAAGTAGTTGCCTGAAATACCCACATTTGCTTCTTTAAAAACACTCAAGAAGATTCCCTTGGCTCTTGattttccctcccttttcttccGCCCTCCGTTtgcatttttaatacactgtttttctctagtttcagaaaTTCTATTATCGCTGGGGCCAGGCCCATTTTCTCATATTAATGTGATTTGCAGGATTGCCCAAAAACCCCATCTCCAGTTTTGCAGGGGCAAAGCCCGCCTTTGCCCAGGTCCCCTCTGCAGGCATCGTGCCCAGGGCAAGCAGATCTTTACCTGCCTGATGCCTTGCTGATCAGCAGAGCGGATGCACTGCTCCCCGTGGGAGAGCCTGCCAGGCCAGGGGCTTCTTGGGACCACTGTCACTACCCCCCACCCTGTTTCTCGTGCTGAGAGAGCAGTGCGGACATACGAGGGCACTGGGGGTCCTGTGGGGGGGGGCTGGCCTGGCCCCCACTTCCTGGCAGAGCCAGTCTCTGAGGCACTGAGGCCTTCAGAGCCACCCTGGTGCCAGGGCCCCTGTCCCTCCCACACCCACCCATGCCGCCCCCACACCTGAAAGCCCGAACGTCCAAGCCCAGGGCATCCTTGCGGGAAGGTCTTTGCGGTCACTGCCCCTAAATCTCTTTTATGGCTATCAGGGTGGACGGCCACTCAGGCAAGATGCCAGGTCCCCGTGCTCCTCCACGCGGGGTCACCGAGGCCCGGGACAGCGCCTGACATGCAGGGtgtccccctcctcttcctccatcctCGCGAGTCCCCGGTTTCAGTGCAAAGGGCCTGGGCAGGTGTGATGGAAACTGTACCCACGCCGCTGGCAGCCTTAGCGGGGATCCTCCTCCCCCAAAATCGCACTCCACCCTCCCTTGCACCCAGCGATCAGCAGCCGCGAGCCTGTTGGGGAAATCCAGCCACGGGTGAGACCCAGCTGCCCGCCTGGGGGACCCGGTTCCCCCTCTCTGAGCCAAGCCTCAGGTGGCTGATGAGGAGGGCAGAGAACTGGGTGTCCTGCCTTGTCTGACGCTCCCGTCAAGAGTCCCCACATCCGAGCCGCCCACCTGGATGACCCAACCGGGCTCTCCTCAAGACGGAGGAAAACAAATGCAACCCAAGCCAGCGATGAAAGACACAGCAGGGCTGCCACCTGCTCATCTCTGGGAAGCCAGTGGTCCAGGGCACTCCTCAGTGCCCTGTGTGGAGGACATGCCTGCAGAGGGTCCCAGAGACCACCCACCTCCGCTGGTCCCATTTTCAAAAGGTCCTGAGAACCCAGGAAGAAGACACACAAAACCCTGGACCtagcttagatttttttttttaacccagccCGGCACACCACCTGCCCGCAGGCCAGCAGCCTCAGCTGAGAAGGCCACCTAGCGTCCAGGAGATACTGAGAGCCCCGGGAAGGAAGCAGAAGTGCCCAGCGATAGAAGTTTGCCATCTGAGAGGCAGAGAAGGGGGCAGATGGAGTGGAAGGCTGGGGACGGCTGCGGAGCTGCGACCACGGGCGAGCCAGAGAGACAGTGCGGTTGCGCCACTCTGCTGGCTGGGGCGGGCGCCCCCTAATTCCGAACATCCCCAGGCGGGTGTGAACAGGGACAGGAAGGAGAAGAGTAAACTAAGGAAACCCCATGCGAACGCCCTGCAGAGCAAATGTTTTTAAGAGCCACCAACTGCAATCTCCCCTCCCAATGTTCAAAGGTTACCGTATCTCATGAGGTGTGGTATGATAACGCACTGGTGGGCTTGGGGGTGGCCGGGGGACTCAGTAGAATCCCTCCCCCACAGCCTGGGGAGGAAGACAGCAGGGAGGGGTCCTTGGGCAGAGCCTGGTAAATGAAGCGGGTCCCTCTGCCGCAGAAGGCGGATGCCTGGCCAGCCCATGGCCCGGGGAGGGCGGGGCTGCAACCAAGGTCCCTTCTGCCATCTGAGAGACCGCAGCCGGGGCACCCCCGCTTCCCTCGAGCCCCTGCACTTCACCCCCTGCAGAATCAGCCCCTGGCCACCCCCATCTTCTTCATTTCCCTCCaaagggcagagcagtctcgggGGTCTGAGTGGTGGGACTGCTCCCGCCGCTGCCTGCTGCCGTCTGACTCCTGGCTGGCTGACCCGGCCTGGCCCCGGGGCCCACCTGTCCCCCTCCCAGCCTCACCACTGGACACACGAACACCCATCACGACGCCAACACAAACCAAAGTGCACTGCGAACTGCCCTTGGGCCTCCTTCCTGTAGGTGCCTTGAAACTTCAATGTTGAGACGAATGTGATGAACTTATTTGGTCCTATTtctgtttgtctcttttcatatAAAATGTCCAAGTCCACTTTCCTTGTCCTTTTcttgaaataaatagaaagatttaACTTTTACAGGCCTCTTGGCTGCTGACTCCCGGCTTGGCGGCCCAGCGTGCCCGGGGCCAGGATCTGTCGCCCAGGGGGGTCTCGGTCGCCCACgtcccctccccaggctgccctCCGAGGGTCAGCCCAGCTGTCAGGACCCACCGGCACAGAGGTGGTGGCTGGGTGGGAAGGAGACTCTGGGTTAGCACATTCCCCAGGCACCACCAGAACCAAAGCCGTGATCCTGCTGCAGGATGGAGAGGAGACGTCCGACCCCATCCCACGGGCTCCGGGGAAGGTGACTGCCAGCTAAAGGCCGATTCCAAGAGGGTTTCCACGAGGAGAGGTATTAATAGGAGCCATGGGTTATCTTGTAAGAGGCTCCAGCAGCCGTGTGGGCGCCCAGATAAGCCTGGAACTGCTCAGGCGCTGGGGACACGGCTGTCCTTCCGCTGGCCcgagtccccccacccccaacaccctTTATCCCCAAGATGCACCCGCCGATTTCACGACTTTGCAGGCCTATTCTGATATGTCACACCTCGAAgggggggaaggaaaaaaactattttcCATGAGAACAATAGCAGTTTCTGCtaaatttaacataaaataagAGCTCATTACTTCTGCCTTAGATCTGATTCCACATCTGGAAACGGGTTAATGAGCTTTTTCCCTTATATTCCAAGGAAGCAAGGTTATTTCTGGATGTGCCTTGCTGGCAAGTGGCCTGGCTGGGGTGACATGGGGGGCTCTGACCCTGTAGGtgcccttccccccaccctcttAGTCCTCAGTGCTGGCCCCCTGGGCGGGGGTGCAGGGGGGCACCCCAGAGATGTGGGCCTTGGGGAAGGGACAGACGGCTTCCCTGACCTTGTCCGAAGCCCCACCCAGCACACAGGGCTGCCTGCTCCTCCCTCACCCAAGACTCGTCTTTTAAGAACATGATCCACCAGCCAGTCAGCAGATGTTTACTGACGGCCTactgtgtggtgggggtggggcctccTTCCAGCC includes:
- the FLRT1 gene encoding leucine-rich repeat transmembrane protein FLRT1: MVVAHPTAAATTTATPAATVTATVVMTTATMDLRDWLFLCYGLIAFLTEAIDSTTCPSVCRCDNGFIYCNDRGLTSIPADIPDDATTLYLQNNQINNAGIPQDLKTKVNVQVIYLYENDLDEFPVNLPRSLRELHLQDNNVRTIARDSLARIPLLEKLHLDDNSVSTVSIEEDAFADSKQLKLLFLSRNHLSSIPSGLPRTLEELRLDDNRISTIPLHAFKGLSSLRRLVLDGNLLANQRIADDTFSRLQNLTELSLVRNSLAAPPLNLPSARLQKLYLQDNAISHVPYNTLAKMRELERLDLSNNNLTTLPRGLFDDLENLAQLLLRNNPWFCGCNLLWLRDWVKARAAVVNVRGLMCQGPEKVRGMAIKDITSEMDECFEAGAQGGAVNAAAKTTHTSDHASVTTPQGSLFTLKAKRPGLRLPDSSLDYPMATGDSAKTLAIHVKPLTADSIRITWKASLPASSFRLSWLRLGHSPAVGSITETLVQGDKTEYLLTALEPKSTYIICMVTMETGNAYVADETPVCAKAETADSSGPATTLNQEQNADPMAGLPLAGIIGGAVALVFLFLVLGAICWYVHRASELLTRERAYNRGSRKKDDYLESGTKKDNSILEIRGPGLQMLPINPYRAKEEYVVHTIFPSNGSSLCKGTHTIGYGTTRGYRDGGIPDIDYSYT